A portion of the Microbulbifer agarilyticus genome contains these proteins:
- a CDS encoding MFS transporter encodes MTFPALAARLRTFLLGFSGTSLATGLQVVLLPWIAVSLAELPALQLSWVQASVLLPNLIFLLFGGALADRVDAARVAALSCIGLALCHAVLAYYLMHSIPSLALLLMYGVSLGVCTAFLQPARETLVQRGAQQPPAGGKLQENQVQHLVTWMMLAQYGGQAVGMLLASRFDSWGAETLLLIQVAVLLCAAGFFISLRRGGAPSVNPAKKLPRALLEGFAEVRKSRAIFELVLLVGFNGLVHIGVFLVVLPLLAESYERGASYYAWLQIAFIAGTVTATVVMLRRGQGDHPGRGVLMCLLYSAALLIAISFGPTAFGLALLCACWGAVAAASAALGKSIVQVLAPEQVRSRIISIYQFSLFGSAAIGALLAGVISEFTAPLTTLLWAGIFSLLAFVLVWISGALRQLDIRQPQGADD; translated from the coding sequence ATGACTTTTCCCGCACTGGCGGCTCGACTGCGAACCTTTCTGCTTGGCTTCAGTGGCACCTCGCTTGCCACCGGCCTGCAGGTGGTTTTGCTGCCGTGGATTGCGGTATCGCTGGCCGAGTTGCCTGCTCTGCAGTTGAGCTGGGTACAGGCTTCGGTGTTACTCCCCAACCTGATATTTTTGCTGTTCGGCGGTGCGCTGGCGGACCGTGTCGACGCGGCGCGGGTCGCGGCGCTCTCCTGTATTGGCTTGGCACTGTGTCACGCGGTGCTCGCCTACTACCTGATGCACTCTATTCCCAGCCTGGCGTTGTTGCTGATGTACGGCGTGAGCCTGGGAGTGTGTACAGCGTTTTTGCAGCCGGCGCGGGAAACACTGGTGCAACGGGGTGCCCAGCAACCGCCTGCGGGAGGAAAGCTGCAGGAGAATCAGGTACAGCACCTGGTGACCTGGATGATGTTGGCGCAGTATGGTGGGCAAGCGGTGGGCATGCTGCTGGCCAGTCGGTTTGACAGTTGGGGAGCGGAAACCCTGTTGCTGATTCAGGTTGCGGTATTGCTGTGCGCCGCAGGCTTTTTTATTTCCCTGCGTCGCGGCGGCGCCCCATCGGTGAACCCTGCCAAAAAATTACCGCGGGCCTTGCTGGAGGGCTTTGCGGAGGTGCGCAAGAGCCGCGCAATTTTCGAATTGGTATTGTTGGTTGGCTTTAATGGGCTGGTGCATATCGGTGTATTTCTGGTGGTGCTGCCATTGCTGGCGGAAAGTTACGAGCGGGGCGCAAGCTACTATGCCTGGCTGCAAATTGCATTTATTGCGGGCACGGTGACGGCAACCGTCGTGATGTTGCGACGTGGGCAGGGGGACCATCCCGGCCGCGGTGTCCTGATGTGCCTGCTTTACAGCGCCGCGCTGTTGATCGCGATCAGTTTTGGGCCGACCGCGTTTGGCCTTGCGTTGCTGTGTGCCTGTTGGGGCGCGGTGGCCGCGGCCTCGGCAGCACTGGGTAAATCCATTGTCCAGGTTTTGGCACCGGAGCAGGTGCGCAGTCGGATAATTTCGATCTACCAATTTTCCCTGTTCGGCTCTGCAGCGATTGGAGCACTGCTCGCCGGCGTGATCAGTGAATTTACCGCACCACTCACCACGTTGTTGTGGGCCGGTATCTTCAGCCTGCTGGCGTTTGTGCTGGTATGGATCAGTGGCGCCCTGCGTCAGCTGGATATCCGGCAGCCGCAGGGCGCTGATGATTGA
- a CDS encoding sugar phosphorylase — MDHLTFIYPELDIEPIAQNLIRTMRLDEDCQSPLAHKNLWDQTDIAVITYGNSILSDNQPPLKTLHHFLQAHFPMLINTVHILPFFPYSSDDGFAVSAYKQVDPPLGDWSDILRISADFHLMADLVINHCSAQHEWFTNYQKGKSPGRDFFVEVDPKEDLSKVVRPRVTPLLRATSTPRGTQHVWCTFGHDQIDLNFANPKVLAKIVDIIRLYLDMGVRIFRLDAVAFIWKILGTNCLNLEETHEIVRLLRTLIEHADPNAVIITETNIPNRENLSYFGNANEAHCIYNFSLPPLLVNSLVTGNCRYLKNWLMSMPPAQNGTTYFNFIASHDGIGLRPVEGLLDDSEQEALIQTMENFGGQISWRALDDGSNKPYEINISLFDALKGTTAGEDDWQLERFVCAHAIMLALEGIPAFYLHSLVGTTNDYERMKEHGHNRAINRRQWQEQELNERLADPESHHHKVFHKLRRLIKLRREQPAFHPNATQFTLHLGDHVFAFWRQSLDRRQSIFCLNNISDQPQTVSLNAINLIGTDTWKDLVSDATFDDMLASITLDPYQTLWISNRW; from the coding sequence ATGGACCACCTCACGTTTATCTACCCGGAACTCGATATTGAACCCATTGCGCAGAACCTGATTCGGACCATGCGTCTGGACGAGGACTGCCAAAGCCCGCTCGCGCATAAAAACCTCTGGGACCAGACCGACATTGCGGTAATCACCTACGGCAACAGTATTCTGAGCGACAACCAGCCGCCTCTGAAAACACTGCACCACTTCTTACAAGCGCATTTCCCAATGCTGATCAACACGGTGCACATACTGCCATTCTTCCCCTATTCCAGTGATGACGGCTTTGCAGTATCCGCCTACAAGCAGGTAGACCCGCCGCTGGGCGACTGGAGCGATATCCTGCGCATCAGTGCCGATTTTCACCTGATGGCGGATCTTGTTATCAATCACTGCTCCGCCCAGCACGAATGGTTCACCAACTACCAGAAAGGGAAAAGCCCGGGTCGCGATTTTTTTGTCGAAGTAGACCCGAAAGAAGACCTCAGCAAAGTGGTACGCCCCCGGGTCACGCCGCTGCTTCGTGCAACTAGCACACCGCGAGGTACGCAACATGTGTGGTGTACGTTTGGCCACGACCAGATAGACCTCAACTTCGCCAATCCCAAGGTACTGGCGAAAATAGTCGATATTATCCGGCTGTATCTCGACATGGGTGTGCGTATCTTCCGCCTGGATGCGGTTGCCTTTATCTGGAAAATTCTTGGCACCAATTGCCTGAACCTGGAAGAAACCCACGAGATCGTGCGCTTGCTGCGCACGCTAATTGAGCACGCCGACCCCAACGCGGTCATCATTACCGAAACCAATATTCCCAATCGGGAAAACCTGTCCTACTTCGGTAACGCCAACGAAGCGCACTGTATCTACAACTTTTCCCTGCCCCCATTACTGGTGAATTCACTGGTTACCGGTAACTGTCGCTATCTGAAAAACTGGCTAATGAGTATGCCACCCGCGCAGAACGGCACGACGTATTTCAACTTTATTGCGTCGCACGATGGTATTGGCCTGCGGCCGGTAGAGGGATTGCTGGACGATAGCGAGCAAGAAGCGCTGATTCAGACGATGGAAAACTTCGGTGGGCAGATATCCTGGCGTGCGCTGGATGATGGCAGTAACAAGCCTTACGAAATCAATATCTCACTGTTTGACGCCCTGAAAGGTACGACCGCAGGGGAAGATGACTGGCAGTTAGAGCGCTTTGTGTGCGCCCACGCGATTATGCTGGCGCTGGAAGGAATACCGGCGTTTTACCTGCACAGTCTAGTGGGTACCACGAACGACTACGAGCGGATGAAAGAGCACGGTCACAACCGCGCCATCAACCGCCGCCAGTGGCAGGAGCAGGAACTCAACGAGCGCTTGGCGGACCCTGAGAGCCACCATCACAAGGTATTCCACAAGCTGCGCCGGTTAATCAAACTGCGCCGCGAACAGCCGGCCTTTCACCCCAATGCCACGCAGTTCACCCTGCACCTGGGAGACCATGTGTTTGCCTTCTGGCGCCAGAGCCTTGACCGCAGGCAGAGTATTTTCTGCCTGAATAACATTTCCGATCAGCCACAAACGGTATCGCTGAACGCGATCAACCTGATTGGCACGGACACGTGGAAAGACCTGGTGAGCGATGCCACCTTCGATGACATGCTTGCGAGTATTACCCTCGATCCTTATCAGACGCTCTGGATCAGCAACCGCTGGTAG
- a CDS encoding HAD-IIB family hydrolase — MSKPERAHTQWLVASDLDGTLLDHFTYSHQPADAALQHLENANIPVILNSSKTRDEMLTLRGTLHNHHPFIVENGSAIFIPSGYFPQKPESAQEESGYWVLEPGARRQSILDFLAQDREHHGAPYLNFAAASTDAIVAATGLSHAQAEQANSRHYSEPLLWQGTEQEKAAFINRVEAAGLATLQGGRFLHVLGQTDKGHATQLLQRIYQQHSDHPCKLIGSGDGPNDLDMLKVADIAIIVRSPTHAPPTLEDHPFLAVTQNTGPQGWADAIQKLLATEFKTAQ; from the coding sequence ATGAGCAAACCAGAGAGAGCACACACCCAGTGGCTGGTCGCCAGTGACCTCGACGGCACCCTGCTGGACCACTTTACCTACTCTCACCAACCAGCCGATGCCGCACTGCAACATCTGGAAAACGCAAACATCCCTGTGATTCTCAACAGCAGTAAAACGCGCGACGAGATGCTGACGCTGCGCGGCACACTGCACAACCACCATCCGTTTATCGTAGAAAACGGTTCCGCGATTTTTATTCCGTCTGGTTACTTCCCGCAAAAACCCGAGTCTGCACAGGAGGAATCCGGCTACTGGGTTCTGGAGCCAGGAGCTCGCCGCCAGTCTATCCTCGACTTTCTGGCGCAGGACCGCGAACACCACGGTGCCCCCTACTTAAATTTCGCCGCCGCCAGTACCGATGCAATCGTCGCGGCAACCGGGTTAAGTCACGCACAGGCCGAGCAGGCAAATTCCCGCCATTATTCGGAACCGCTACTGTGGCAGGGTACGGAACAAGAAAAAGCGGCGTTTATCAACCGCGTTGAGGCCGCCGGCTTAGCCACGCTCCAGGGCGGACGCTTTCTGCACGTGCTCGGCCAGACAGACAAGGGACATGCAACGCAGTTACTGCAACGAATTTATCAACAGCACAGCGATCACCCCTGCAAATTGATCGGCAGTGGTGACGGCCCCAACGACCTGGACATGCTCAAGGTTGCCGACATTGCCATCATTGTGCGCTCGCCAACCCATGCCCCGCCCACGCTCGAAGACCACCCGTTTCTGGCCGTCACACAAAATACCGGCCCGCAAGGATGGGCGGATGCAATCCAGAAGCTTCTCGCAACAGAATTTAAAACTGCACAATAA
- a CDS encoding DUF58 domain-containing protein: MLEKISFQALSDNSKAGGLLQQRWLRWLNRRLPAAPTVTLNHRKLFVLPTAAGMGFLLLIILLWLLGTNYENNLVLALVFMLVGVFVILPVHTFANLSGLKLRLHEVEPAFAGDFGRAKIVLEKTGKRSHERVRVCWPPEEGALVDITGSEPVEVTLELPLVRRGKVRAPRIRVESRFPAGLFKCWSWVDLEVEFLVYPQPRSAGPLPWGASVGEGEQEKTHSAGGDDFAGLKSYQAGDSLRHVAWKQFAGGRDLYSKEYASGSDARLWLDWDLLAGRELETRLSNLCAWVLDAERAQVAYGLRIPGRTLTPAIGAAHRQQALTLLALFPVHGVSS, from the coding sequence GTGCTCGAAAAAATTTCCTTCCAAGCGTTAAGCGATAACAGTAAAGCTGGCGGGCTGCTGCAGCAGCGTTGGCTGCGCTGGCTGAATCGTCGCTTGCCAGCTGCGCCGACAGTTACTCTCAATCATCGCAAACTGTTTGTGCTACCTACTGCCGCCGGTATGGGTTTCCTACTGCTGATTATTTTGCTTTGGCTGCTGGGCACCAATTACGAAAACAACCTGGTGCTCGCGCTGGTATTTATGCTGGTGGGGGTGTTTGTAATATTGCCGGTGCACACCTTTGCCAACCTGTCGGGACTCAAGCTGCGCCTGCACGAGGTGGAGCCCGCGTTCGCGGGTGATTTCGGCCGTGCCAAAATTGTGCTGGAGAAAACCGGTAAGCGCTCTCATGAACGAGTGCGCGTGTGCTGGCCGCCGGAAGAGGGGGCACTGGTAGACATTACGGGTAGCGAGCCTGTGGAAGTGACTCTCGAACTCCCTCTGGTACGGCGAGGCAAAGTGCGCGCACCGCGGATTCGCGTGGAGAGTCGCTTTCCCGCCGGACTCTTCAAGTGCTGGAGTTGGGTGGACCTGGAAGTCGAGTTTCTGGTGTATCCGCAACCGAGATCCGCTGGGCCATTGCCCTGGGGCGCGAGTGTTGGCGAAGGCGAACAGGAGAAAACCCACTCCGCAGGTGGTGACGATTTCGCTGGGCTGAAGAGCTATCAGGCCGGCGATTCACTGCGTCACGTTGCGTGGAAACAATTTGCCGGCGGGCGCGATCTGTACAGCAAAGAATATGCCTCTGGTAGTGATGCCCGCTTGTGGTTGGATTGGGATTTGCTGGCCGGGCGCGAGTTGGAGACCCGCCTCAGCAATCTGTGTGCCTGGGTGTTGGACGCGGAGCGCGCGCAAGTTGCTTACGGCCTGCGCATTCCGGGGCGGACCTTAACGCCCGCGATCGGCGCTGCACACCGTCAGCAGGCACTTACCTTGTTGGCATTATTCCCGGTACACGGAGTGTCATCGTGA
- a CDS encoding carbohydrate-binding module family 20 domain-containing protein — protein MKTIKAMMGSLMLAAFCSAVSANTPRTAFVHLFEWQWDDIAAECENVLGPKGFSAVQVSPPQKSIGGSQWWTRYQPVSYQIEGRSGSRAQFQNMVNRCKAVGVDIYVDAVINHMAAWDRYFPEVPYGPNDFHNCTSDINYGDAWSIQNCDLVGLNDLKTGSNYVQQKIADYLNDLTNLGVAGFRIDAAKHMPASDINGIKNRLTGNPYIFQEVIGAGGEPVQPSHYNWIGDVTEFNFTNTMGHYFKLRAPLKEISNIGNWQGWLPSSDAVVFVANHDNQRQNTENTITHKDGNNANKMAHVFMLGWPYGYPKVMSSYDWHHHDQGPPSHGASSCSNGWLCEHRDREIANMVGFRNHTVAHWGITNYWDNGNHQLAWGRGGLGFVVVNMEGSDLNRSFQTGMPAGEYCDIIHGDFDAANGSCSGPTITVDTSGNANFSVYYRNASAIHVGARVGDVCTDCTGSSGGSSSGSGSGSGSSGGSSSGGSPVETAFTCHNGYTYWGQSVYVVGNLDELGNWDPANAQKLDPNSYPTWNGSINLPTNQSVEWKCLKREEQNPNAGIEWQSGSNNTFTSGQNSTPSASF, from the coding sequence ATGAAAACCATAAAAGCGATGATGGGATCACTGATGCTTGCGGCTTTTTGCAGCGCAGTCAGTGCCAATACTCCGAGGACGGCCTTCGTCCACCTGTTCGAATGGCAATGGGATGACATTGCCGCAGAGTGCGAGAATGTACTTGGCCCTAAGGGGTTTTCTGCGGTGCAGGTATCCCCCCCACAAAAATCCATTGGCGGCAGCCAGTGGTGGACCCGTTACCAGCCGGTGAGTTACCAGATTGAGGGTCGCTCCGGCAGCCGTGCGCAATTTCAAAATATGGTTAACCGCTGCAAGGCGGTTGGTGTGGATATTTATGTAGACGCAGTAATAAACCATATGGCGGCCTGGGATAGATACTTTCCGGAAGTACCCTACGGCCCCAACGACTTCCACAACTGTACGTCCGACATAAACTATGGAGACGCCTGGTCGATTCAGAATTGCGACCTTGTTGGCCTGAATGACCTGAAAACCGGATCGAACTATGTGCAGCAGAAAATTGCCGACTACCTGAATGACCTGACCAACCTCGGCGTGGCCGGTTTCCGTATTGATGCCGCCAAGCATATGCCGGCATCGGATATTAACGGGATCAAAAACCGTTTGACCGGTAACCCATATATTTTCCAAGAAGTGATCGGTGCCGGTGGAGAACCTGTGCAACCGTCCCATTACAACTGGATCGGAGATGTAACGGAATTCAACTTCACCAATACAATGGGGCACTACTTCAAGCTGCGAGCGCCGCTGAAAGAGATCAGCAATATCGGCAACTGGCAAGGCTGGCTCCCGAGTTCCGATGCGGTCGTGTTTGTTGCCAACCACGATAACCAGCGCCAGAACACTGAAAACACCATTACCCATAAAGACGGAAACAACGCCAACAAAATGGCTCATGTCTTTATGCTGGGCTGGCCGTATGGTTACCCGAAGGTAATGTCGAGCTATGACTGGCACCACCATGACCAGGGCCCGCCATCACATGGCGCAAGCAGTTGTAGCAACGGCTGGTTATGTGAACACCGCGACCGCGAGATCGCCAACATGGTGGGCTTTCGGAACCATACCGTTGCGCACTGGGGTATCACCAATTACTGGGACAATGGCAATCACCAACTCGCATGGGGCCGTGGCGGACTCGGCTTCGTAGTCGTGAACATGGAGGGGAGTGACCTCAACCGCAGTTTCCAGACGGGCATGCCGGCAGGAGAGTACTGCGACATCATTCATGGGGACTTTGATGCGGCCAATGGATCCTGCAGCGGCCCTACCATCACCGTGGACACCAGTGGTAACGCCAACTTTAGCGTTTACTATCGCAACGCGTCTGCAATTCATGTGGGGGCGCGCGTGGGCGATGTATGCACCGATTGCACTGGTTCAAGTGGAGGGTCTTCCTCTGGAAGTGGTTCTGGAAGTGGCTCGAGCGGTGGCAGCAGTTCAGGTGGCAGCCCTGTTGAGACTGCGTTCACCTGCCATAACGGCTACACATACTGGGGGCAAAGTGTGTATGTGGTTGGGAATCTCGATGAGCTTGGCAACTGGGATCCCGCCAATGCGCAAAAACTTGACCCCAACAGCTACCCGACCTGGAACGGTTCAATCAATTTGCCCACTAACCAGTCAGTGGAGTGGAAATGCCTGAAGCGTGAGGAACAGAACCCCAACGCCGGTATCGAGTGGCAAAGTGGTTCCAACAACACCTTTACCTCGGGGCAAAACTCGACTCCCTCTGCGAGCTTTTAG
- a CDS encoding AAA family ATPase codes for MQKIISAIVEDIGKVLLGKEHQVKLALACLLARGHLLIEDLPGMGKTTLAHALGRVLGLSYKRVQFTSDMLPADIIGISIFERETGQFRFHEGPVFSQLLLADEINRSSPKTQSALLEAMEERQVSVDGETRPLPDPFFVIATQNPLQQSGTFVLPESQLDRFLMRISLGYPTREAERALFKGADPRAQLAQMTPRINSEGLRKLQGLVHQVKASDSLLDYLERLVQHTRQSAECGVGLSPRGALALLHAARAWALIHNRGHILPEDLQAVLPAVAGHRLQTDGGDGAQLVERMMHQVDIIAA; via the coding sequence GTGCAAAAAATCATTTCCGCCATCGTCGAGGATATCGGTAAGGTTCTTCTGGGTAAGGAGCATCAGGTAAAACTGGCGCTGGCCTGCCTGTTGGCACGTGGTCACTTGCTGATCGAAGATTTACCCGGCATGGGCAAAACCACCCTGGCACACGCTCTGGGGAGGGTACTTGGACTCTCTTACAAGCGGGTCCAGTTCACCAGCGACATGCTGCCGGCGGATATTATCGGCATCAGCATTTTCGAGCGTGAGACCGGGCAATTCCGTTTCCATGAGGGACCGGTGTTCAGCCAGCTGCTGCTGGCCGATGAGATCAACCGCAGCTCTCCCAAGACCCAGAGCGCGTTACTGGAGGCCATGGAGGAGCGTCAGGTCAGCGTGGATGGCGAGACCCGACCGTTGCCCGACCCCTTCTTTGTTATCGCCACCCAGAACCCGCTGCAACAGTCCGGCACCTTTGTTCTGCCGGAATCCCAGCTGGACCGCTTTCTGATGCGTATCAGTTTGGGCTATCCCACCCGCGAGGCCGAGCGTGCCCTGTTCAAGGGGGCCGACCCGCGTGCGCAGCTGGCGCAAATGACGCCACGTATCAACAGTGAAGGGTTGCGCAAGCTGCAGGGATTGGTGCACCAGGTCAAAGCCTCCGACTCGCTGCTCGATTATCTGGAGCGTCTGGTGCAGCACACACGCCAGAGCGCCGAGTGCGGCGTGGGCCTGTCTCCCCGCGGAGCCTTGGCTTTACTGCATGCCGCCCGCGCGTGGGCGCTGATCCACAACCGCGGCCATATCCTGCCGGAGGATTTACAGGCGGTTCTTCCCGCCGTAGCGGGTCATCGCCTGCAAACGGATGGTGGGGATGGCGCGCAACTGGTCGAGCGCATGATGCACCAAGTGGACATCATCGCTGCCTAA
- a CDS encoding glycosyl transferase: MTDFFQNGDITTLHNLSNRSLEDMEADLIRFAKHRPMSLLLPSLYSELEGEALPKILKILAEVPYLSEIVIGLDRADESQYRDALKQFSILPQHVRVLWNDGPRLRQLDAQLQRDGLAPQDAGKGRNVWYCLGYILASGRGEAVALHDCDIVTYDREMLARLFYPVANPQFNYEFCKGYYSRIANGKLNGRVCRLLVTPLIRTLKKIYGHTKYLEYMDSFRYSLAGEFSFRRDVINDLRIPSDWGLEIGVLSEMYRNYSTNRLCQVDIAHAYDHKHQDVSFDDEHCGLSKMSIDIAKSFFRKLATQGTVFSSETFRSIKATYFRIALDFVETYRNDAIINGLNFDIHKEEQTVELFASNLVKAGQAFLENPMETPFIPSWNRITSAEPGFLDQLKQAVEADYEEYNV, translated from the coding sequence GTGACCGATTTTTTTCAAAATGGCGATATCACAACCCTGCACAATCTTTCCAATCGCAGCCTGGAAGATATGGAGGCGGATCTTATTCGCTTTGCGAAGCACCGCCCCATGTCGCTGTTGCTGCCGTCGCTCTACTCTGAACTGGAGGGCGAGGCACTCCCAAAAATTCTCAAAATTCTGGCCGAGGTTCCCTACCTTTCCGAGATTGTTATTGGCCTCGACCGCGCCGATGAATCCCAGTACCGCGACGCACTGAAGCAGTTCAGTATCCTGCCACAACACGTACGGGTACTGTGGAACGATGGCCCGCGCCTGCGCCAGTTGGATGCGCAGTTGCAGCGCGACGGCCTCGCCCCGCAAGATGCCGGCAAGGGGCGTAATGTGTGGTACTGCCTTGGATATATTCTCGCCTCCGGCCGCGGTGAAGCCGTGGCCCTGCACGATTGCGATATTGTGACCTATGACCGCGAGATGCTGGCTCGCCTGTTCTACCCGGTGGCCAATCCACAGTTCAACTACGAATTCTGCAAAGGCTATTACTCTCGCATCGCCAACGGAAAATTAAATGGCCGTGTGTGTCGTCTGCTGGTGACCCCACTGATTCGCACCCTGAAAAAGATTTACGGCCACACCAAGTATCTGGAGTACATGGATAGTTTCCGTTACTCCCTCGCCGGCGAGTTTTCCTTCCGCCGCGACGTGATCAACGACCTGCGCATTCCCAGTGACTGGGGACTGGAAATCGGTGTGCTTTCGGAGATGTATCGCAACTACTCCACCAACCGCCTGTGTCAGGTAGACATTGCGCACGCCTACGACCACAAGCATCAGGATGTGTCCTTCGACGATGAGCACTGCGGGCTTTCCAAAATGTCCATCGATATCGCGAAATCTTTCTTCCGCAAACTGGCCACCCAGGGCACTGTGTTCTCTTCGGAAACCTTCCGCAGTATCAAAGCCACCTACTTCCGCATTGCACTGGACTTCGTGGAAACCTATCGCAACGACGCCATAATTAATGGTCTGAATTTTGATATACACAAGGAAGAGCAGACCGTTGAGCTATTCGCGAGCAACCTAGTGAAAGCGGGACAGGCATTCCTGGAAAACCCGATGGAAACGCCGTTTATTCCCAGCTGGAACCGAATCACCAGTGCGGAACCAGGATTCCTCGACCAGCTCAAGCAAGCGGTGGAAGCCGACTACGAAGAGTACAACGTTTGA
- a CDS encoding transglutaminase TgpA family protein: MTEVSGQFRTLLPRESLLWVFAAQFVVLLPHFVHLPSWLVFAWFLAVLWRVEVFRGRRAVPGRAIKLLAVTLAVAGLALTYRRWFALEPMVALLAVSFTLKNIELLSRRDAVLSLMLAYFLAATLFVFEQTIPYALYGVLCLVVITAALVAQQGSGSARVGRAFGLSVKILAQAVPVMLILFVVMPRLGPLWAVPNNTSAASTGISDSMSPGDFSRLSKSDKPALRISFDGSVPPPEQRYWRGLVYTHFDGRRWSEPGVTGNRWFGRRFNSSQSSQESDGRLPAVGPRYRYQVIQEASHNPWLFALAISDSDTRGVRSTGDDTLVYRMPVASRLAYDVRSWPRESAPAGARLTPAEERRHLQLPESGNPQARAWAEARRREGMDSLAISQSLLAHYNRSFTYTLKPPALGKDTVDEFMFDTQQGFCEHFANSYVFTMRAAGVPARVVAGYQGGEWVEQEEYLLVRQYDAHAWAEIWLPERGWVRVDPTAAVAPERIRDGLQSAVAEEFMQDALLPLHKIGFVNRLRLQWDMINYRWYQTVVSFDADRQQGLLKRWLGEISPLRMAMFLGIPIAVGLLGLLIWLNLSARGPALPPASRAYLRFCQRMARAGLPRRSGEAPGDFARRIERELPALGPMAVRITAAFERAAYSDSADALKQLRRLVRGFWPLRQLAKLGAAPASHQSVGQ, translated from the coding sequence GTGACGGAGGTTTCCGGCCAGTTTCGCACCTTGTTGCCGCGCGAGAGCCTGTTGTGGGTTTTTGCCGCGCAGTTCGTCGTCCTGTTGCCGCATTTTGTACATCTGCCGAGCTGGCTTGTTTTTGCCTGGTTTCTCGCAGTTTTATGGCGGGTTGAAGTCTTTCGCGGGCGCCGTGCAGTGCCCGGGCGCGCAATCAAGCTGCTGGCGGTCACCCTGGCCGTAGCCGGGTTAGCACTGACTTACCGGCGCTGGTTTGCGCTTGAGCCGATGGTCGCTTTGCTGGCGGTTTCCTTTACCCTGAAGAACATCGAGTTACTGAGCCGCCGGGATGCGGTGCTCAGTTTGATGTTGGCCTACTTCCTCGCCGCCACCCTGTTTGTGTTTGAGCAGACCATTCCGTACGCGTTGTATGGCGTGCTGTGCCTGGTGGTGATTACCGCCGCACTGGTAGCCCAGCAGGGCAGCGGTAGTGCCCGGGTCGGGAGGGCGTTCGGGTTATCGGTAAAGATACTGGCGCAGGCAGTACCGGTGATGTTGATTCTGTTTGTGGTGATGCCGCGCCTGGGGCCGCTTTGGGCGGTGCCGAATAATACCTCTGCCGCTTCCACGGGGATCAGCGATTCCATGAGCCCCGGGGACTTCAGTCGGCTGTCAAAATCCGACAAGCCCGCATTGCGTATTTCCTTCGATGGTTCTGTGCCTCCGCCAGAGCAGCGCTATTGGCGCGGGTTAGTGTATACCCACTTTGATGGCCGGCGCTGGAGTGAGCCCGGGGTTACCGGTAACCGCTGGTTTGGCCGGCGGTTTAACAGTTCGCAGAGCAGTCAGGAGAGCGACGGCAGGTTGCCCGCGGTGGGCCCGCGCTATCGCTATCAGGTGATTCAGGAGGCCAGTCATAACCCATGGTTATTCGCGCTGGCGATTTCTGATTCCGATACACGTGGGGTGCGTTCGACCGGGGACGATACGCTGGTTTATCGCATGCCAGTTGCCAGCCGGCTCGCCTACGACGTTCGCTCCTGGCCGCGGGAGAGTGCCCCTGCCGGAGCGCGCCTGACACCTGCGGAAGAACGCCGCCATTTGCAATTACCTGAATCCGGAAATCCGCAGGCTCGCGCCTGGGCAGAGGCCCGGCGGCGAGAAGGCATGGATTCACTGGCCATCTCGCAGTCTCTGTTAGCACACTACAACCGCAGCTTCACCTACACACTGAAGCCACCCGCCCTGGGTAAAGATACGGTTGATGAGTTCATGTTCGATACGCAGCAGGGATTTTGCGAGCATTTCGCCAACAGCTACGTGTTTACCATGCGCGCCGCGGGGGTGCCTGCGCGGGTCGTCGCCGGGTATCAGGGGGGCGAATGGGTGGAACAGGAGGAGTATCTGCTGGTGCGCCAGTATGACGCCCATGCCTGGGCGGAAATCTGGTTGCCCGAACGCGGGTGGGTGCGGGTCGATCCCACCGCGGCGGTAGCGCCAGAGCGTATTCGCGATGGCCTGCAAAGTGCCGTTGCGGAAGAGTTTATGCAGGATGCCTTGCTGCCCCTGCATAAGATCGGTTTTGTAAACCGCCTGCGGCTGCAGTGGGACATGATTAATTACCGCTGGTATCAGACGGTAGTGAGTTTTGACGCGGACCGTCAGCAGGGGTTGTTGAAGCGCTGGCTTGGCGAAATTTCTCCACTGCGTATGGCGATGTTTCTCGGTATACCGATTGCTGTAGGGCTGCTGGGGCTGCTGATCTGGCTCAACCTGTCCGCACGCGGCCCAGCGCTGCCCCCGGCCAGCCGCGCCTATCTGCGATTCTGCCAGCGCATGGCCCGCGCGGGTTTACCACGCCGCTCCGGAGAGGCGCCGGGCGATTTTGCGCGCCGTATCGAACGCGAGCTACCGGCGCTCGGCCCGATGGCTGTACGTATTACCGCAGCCTTTGAAAGGGCGGCTTATAGCGACAGTGCCGATGCCCTAAAGCAACTGCGTCGATTGGTGCGTGGATTCTGGCCGCTCCGCCAGTTGGCCAAGTTGGGCGCAGCCCCCGCATCACATCAATCTGTGGGACAATAG